One Archocentrus centrarchus isolate MPI-CPG fArcCen1 chromosome 14, fArcCen1, whole genome shotgun sequence DNA window includes the following coding sequences:
- the mrpl22 gene encoding large ribosomal subunit protein uL22m isoform X2 → MWYLAKLIRGMSIDEAIAQLEFNDKKGAKIMKEVLLEAQEMAVKNHNVEYKSNLYVAESYSGKGKYLKRIRYHGRGMFGIMDKVYCHYFVKLVEGPPPKTENKTSFDQAKEYVQNLKNRTIIHSL, encoded by the exons ATGTGGTACTTGGCCAAATTG ATCAGAGGGATGAGCATCGATGAAGCCATTGCACAGCTGGAGTTTAATGATAAGAAAGGAGCAAAAATCATGAAAGAG GTCCTTCTTGAAGCTCAGGAGATGGCAGTCAAGAACCACAATGTAGAGTATAAATCCAACCTGTATGTAG CCGAGTCATATTCTGGTAAAGGAAAGTACCTGAAACGGATCCGGTACCACGGCAGGGGGATGTTTGGCATAATGGACAAAGTTTACTGTCATTACTTCGTCAAGCTGGTGGAAGGCCCGCCACCCAAAACGGAGAACAAGACGAGCTTTGACCAGGCCAAAGAGTACGTCCAGAATCTTAAGAACCGAACCATCATCCACAGTCTGTAG
- the mrpl22 gene encoding large ribosomal subunit protein uL22m isoform X1, producing MAAAMTGRGISIIRNIPGMLLSRLQNLGGHPQQLSCLHTSASLESKNWERRNLKVYPPQLPDELRRPAEIHHSRRQIKYSKDKMWYLAKLIRGMSIDEAIAQLEFNDKKGAKIMKEVLLEAQEMAVKNHNVEYKSNLYVAESYSGKGKYLKRIRYHGRGMFGIMDKVYCHYFVKLVEGPPPKTENKTSFDQAKEYVQNLKNRTIIHSL from the exons ATGGCGGCTGCAATGACAGGACGCG GCATCTCTATAATTAGGAATATACCTGGGATGTTACTCTCACG GTTACAAAATCTAGGTGGGCACCCCCAGCAGCTCTCATGTCTCCACACCAGTGCATCGCTGGAATCCAAAAACTGGGAGAGGAGAAACCTGAAAGTGTATCCCCCTCAGTTGCCAGATGAGCTGCGCAGACCGGCA GAGATCCACCACAGTAGGAGGCAGATTAAGTACAGTAAAGACAAAATGTGGTACTTGGCCAAATTG ATCAGAGGGATGAGCATCGATGAAGCCATTGCACAGCTGGAGTTTAATGATAAGAAAGGAGCAAAAATCATGAAAGAG GTCCTTCTTGAAGCTCAGGAGATGGCAGTCAAGAACCACAATGTAGAGTATAAATCCAACCTGTATGTAG CCGAGTCATATTCTGGTAAAGGAAAGTACCTGAAACGGATCCGGTACCACGGCAGGGGGATGTTTGGCATAATGGACAAAGTTTACTGTCATTACTTCGTCAAGCTGGTGGAAGGCCCGCCACCCAAAACGGAGAACAAGACGAGCTTTGACCAGGCCAAAGAGTACGTCCAGAATCTTAAGAACCGAACCATCATCCACAGTCTGTAG